Proteins encoded by one window of Bacillota bacterium:
- the rpmG gene encoding 50S ribosomal protein L33, with protein sequence MREGITLQCTDCKSRNYQTTKNKRNDPDRIERKKYCRVCRAHTLHKETR encoded by the coding sequence ATGCGCGAAGGTATCACGCTCCAGTGCACCGACTGCAAGAGCAGGAATTACCAGACCACGAAGAACAAGCGGAATGACCCAGACCGCATCGAGCGGAAGAAGTACTGCCGGGTCTGCAGGGCTCACACTTTACACAAGGAAACCCGCTAG
- the nusG gene encoding transcription termination/antitermination protein NusG gives MGAEKQWYVIHTYSGYENKVKANLERRVKTMEKEDKIFRVLVPVEEESEYKEGKKKITKRKIFPGYVLVEMVMGDDSWYVVRNTPGVTGFVGSGNKPIPLQEEEARAILRQMGVEEPKPRIDYELGETVRVTSGPFQNFAGIIQEVHPDRGKLRVLVSMFGRETPVELDFGQVERY, from the coding sequence ATGGGTGCCGAGAAACAGTGGTATGTGATCCACACTTACTCCGGGTACGAGAATAAGGTCAAGGCCAATCTCGAGCGCCGGGTCAAGACGATGGAGAAGGAAGACAAGATCTTCCGTGTGCTCGTCCCTGTGGAAGAAGAGTCGGAGTACAAAGAAGGCAAGAAGAAGATCACCAAGCGCAAGATCTTCCCAGGGTACGTACTCGTGGAGATGGTGATGGGCGATGACTCGTGGTACGTCGTCCGGAACACTCCGGGCGTAACCGGGTTCGTCGGGTCCGGGAACAAGCCCATACCGCTTCAGGAGGAAGAGGCTCGGGCCATTCTCCGTCAAATGGGGGTCGAGGAGCCTAAGCCCCGAATCGACTACGAACTGGGCGAGACTGTCCGCGTGACCTCCGGTCCGTTCCAGAACTTCGCTGGCATCATCCAGGAAGTCCACCCTGACCGGGGCAAGCTCAGGGTGCTGGTCTCGATGTTCGGGCGGGAGACC
- the secE gene encoding preprotein translocase subunit SecE, whose product MASEAKPAPLARVGNLFGRIGKFLREVRAEFKRVQWPSRKELTIYTIVVISSVAVVAVFLGLIDLGLSVLVNTIIKAAA is encoded by the coding sequence ATGGCTTCCGAGGCCAAGCCGGCTCCTTTGGCCCGCGTGGGCAACTTATTCGGCCGGATCGGCAAGTTTCTCCGGGAGGTCCGGGCGGAGTTCAAGCGAGTCCAGTGGCCGAGCCGTAAGGAGCTGACGATCTACACAATCGTGGTCATAAGCTCCGTTGCCGTGGTGGCCGTGTTCCTCGGGCTCATAGACTTGGGCCTGTCCGTCCTGGTGAACACGATCATCAAGGCGGCCGCCTGA